The following DNA comes from Pyxidicoccus trucidator.
GGCTGCCATCCTCGCCCCGGCCGAGCTTCCCCAGAGCGAGTAGCCGGACGTGCTGACGCCCAGCGTCTGCGCGTTGCGGAAGATGTACGTCAGGGCCGCGGCGAGGTCTTGGGTTGCCACTGCGGCGCCCTGTCCGGCCCGGTACCTCAGCACGAAGGCGTTGTACCCCCGGCGGCTGATCTCGGCAGCGTACGGGAAACCTTCGTGGACGCTGCCGACGTAGCTGAAGCCGCCCCCGGGACTGATGATCGCGAAGGGCGCTCCGGGCTTGCCACGGAAGTAGAACAGCCCGGTGCGGTTCTTGTCGGGCTCGTCCTGCCGCTGGGCTTCATCGTAGAACCGGTAGAAGACGGGCTTGCCGCCGTTGACGTCGTCGACCATGCGATTGAGCGCATGCGTCACCGTCTCGGGGTGGACCTCCGTGTGGTACGGCAACAGCGACCCAATCTTTAAGAGCGGCAGGGCCTCGTCGTACGCGCGCCCATCCCACGGCAGCAGCAACGGGCCGAAGCCCGCGAACGCCGGGTGGTGCAGCAGGTCTCGCAGGGTGCTGCGAGGACTGAGATGGCCAGCCTGGCCCTCCCTCATGGCACTTCCCCTCCCCTGTGCGACCGCGGCCCCTGCAGCAACGAGGAGGACGGCTGCGAAGCGGACGCTGCGCATCAGGACTGCTGCGCTCTGTCCCCGACGACGGACTTCAAAGTGGCTCATCGCAGCCTCGCTTCGGCCGGTTCCCTGTCTCACGGGTCAATGCCCGCCACGACGAGCGACCACGATATGAAGCGCCCCGCCACCTGTGCACGCATCTGGATTACCTCCTGGTGACGCCGTCGAGGACGTCCGGCTGCCGAATCACGGCTGTTTGGCCTCGAAGAC
Coding sequences within:
- a CDS encoding alpha/beta hydrolase, with amino-acid sequence MREGQAGHLSPRSTLRDLLHHPAFAGFGPLLLPWDGRAYDEALPLLKIGSLLPYHTEVHPETVTHALNRMVDDVNGGKPVFYRFYDEAQRQDEPDKNRTGLFYFRGKPGAPFAIISPGGGFSYVGSVHEGFPYAAEISRRGYNAFVLRYRAGQGAAVATQDLAAALTYIFRNAQTLGVSTSGYSLWGSSAGARMAAAIGSHGAAAFGGAQLPKPTVVVMAYTGHSDHSSDEPATFVVVGERDGIAPPAAMERRVAALRKVGSVVEFRRYPNLGHGFGVGTGTPAEGWIAEGTRFWERILRERD